In a genomic window of Thiosocius teredinicola:
- the acs gene encoding acetate--CoA ligase, whose translation MSEVKTYPVPAEFAAQANVTAEQYEEMYKRSVEDPAGFWGEQAENYLTWFKKWDTVLDWSYGKDDLHINWFKGGKLNVAYNCLDRHLETRGDQVAIIWEGDDPNEDRKITYKELHEEVCKLANVLKDRGVKKGDRVSLYLPMVPEAAVAMLACTRIGAVHSIVFGGFSPDALKDRINDSDCKVVITSDQSMRGGKKVPLKANADRAIANCPQVDTCIVVKRGGEPVEWAEGRDVWYHEAVGAASADCPAEEMDADDPLFILYTSGSTGKPKGVLHTTGGYLLQAAMTHKTVFDYKDGEVYWCTADVGWVTGHSYIVYGPLANGAITLMFEGIPTYPDISRFWQVCDKHNVATFYTAPTAIRSLMGAGEEPVKKTKRTSLRLLGTVGEPINPEAWEWYHRVVGDERCPIVDTWWQTETGAHMLTPLPGATPLKPGSATKPFFGVQPVLLDDQGNEIDGNPAEGNLAIKHPWPSQMRTVYGDHKRFFETYFAMFPGYYFTGDGARRDEDGYYWITGRVDDVLNVSGHRLGTAEIESALVLHDKVAEAAVVGYPHDLTGQGIYAYVTLMAGEQGTDELKGELVKLVRNEIGPIAKINLIQWAPGLPKTRSGKIMRRILRKIAANELENLGDTSTLADPGVVDNLIDNRENK comes from the coding sequence ATGTCAGAGGTCAAGACCTACCCCGTACCCGCCGAATTCGCAGCACAGGCCAACGTCACCGCAGAACAATACGAGGAGATGTACAAGCGCTCAGTCGAAGACCCGGCAGGATTCTGGGGTGAGCAGGCAGAAAATTACCTGACGTGGTTTAAGAAGTGGGACACCGTACTCGACTGGTCGTATGGCAAGGACGACCTGCATATCAATTGGTTCAAAGGCGGCAAACTCAATGTCGCTTACAACTGCCTTGACCGTCATCTCGAGACCCGCGGCGACCAGGTCGCCATCATCTGGGAAGGTGACGATCCGAACGAAGATCGCAAGATAACCTACAAGGAGTTGCACGAAGAGGTCTGCAAACTGGCCAACGTGCTGAAAGACCGTGGTGTGAAGAAAGGCGACCGCGTATCGCTGTACCTGCCGATGGTCCCTGAAGCCGCTGTCGCCATGCTGGCCTGTACCCGCATCGGCGCCGTGCACTCGATCGTGTTCGGCGGCTTTTCGCCCGACGCGTTGAAAGACCGCATCAACGATTCAGACTGTAAAGTGGTCATCACCTCCGACCAGTCGATGCGTGGTGGCAAGAAGGTTCCGCTGAAGGCCAACGCCGATCGCGCCATCGCCAACTGCCCGCAGGTCGATACCTGCATCGTCGTGAAGCGCGGCGGCGAACCGGTTGAATGGGCCGAAGGTCGCGACGTTTGGTATCACGAAGCGGTTGGCGCCGCGTCGGCCGATTGCCCGGCCGAAGAGATGGACGCAGACGATCCGCTGTTCATCCTGTACACCTCGGGTTCGACCGGCAAGCCGAAAGGCGTACTGCACACCACTGGCGGCTACCTGCTGCAGGCCGCAATGACGCACAAGACCGTGTTCGATTACAAAGACGGCGAAGTCTATTGGTGTACTGCCGACGTGGGCTGGGTCACCGGCCACAGCTATATCGTGTACGGCCCGCTGGCCAATGGCGCGATCACGTTGATGTTCGAAGGTATCCCGACCTACCCGGATATCTCACGCTTCTGGCAGGTGTGCGACAAGCACAACGTCGCCACCTTCTACACCGCGCCGACCGCCATCCGCTCGCTGATGGGCGCCGGCGAAGAGCCGGTCAAGAAAACCAAGCGCACTTCACTGCGCCTGCTCGGCACCGTCGGCGAACCGATCAACCCGGAAGCCTGGGAGTGGTATCACCGTGTGGTCGGCGACGAGCGTTGCCCGATCGTCGACACCTGGTGGCAGACCGAAACCGGCGCACACATGCTTACCCCACTGCCCGGCGCCACCCCGCTCAAGCCCGGCTCGGCCACCAAGCCGTTCTTCGGCGTGCAGCCGGTGCTGCTCGACGATCAGGGCAACGAAATCGACGGCAACCCGGCCGAAGGCAACCTCGCCATCAAGCATCCGTGGCCTTCGCAGATGCGCACCGTATACGGCGACCACAAGCGTTTCTTCGAAACCTACTTTGCGATGTTCCCCGGTTACTACTTCACCGGTGACGGCGCACGTCGCGACGAAGATGGCTACTACTGGATCACCGGCCGTGTCGACGACGTGTTGAACGTATCCGGTCACCGCCTGGGTACTGCCGAGATCGAATCGGCACTGGTGCTGCACGACAAGGTCGCCGAGGCTGCTGTTGTCGGTTACCCGCACGACCTCACCGGTCAGGGCATCTACGCCTACGTCACCCTGATGGCCGGCGAACAAGGCACCGACGAACTCAAAGGCGAACTGGTGAAACTGGTGCGCAACGAGATCGGTCCGATCGCCAAGATCAACCTGATCCAGTGGGCACCGGGCCTGCCAAAAACCCGCTCGGGCAAGATCATGCGCCGCATTCTGCGTAAGATCGCCGCTAACGAGTTGGAGAACCTCGGTGATACCTCTACCCTCGCCGATCCGGGCGTTGTCGATAACCTGATCGACAATCGCGAGAATAAGTGA
- a CDS encoding LysR family transcriptional regulator codes for MDLVLLRSFLAVAEIGAITEAAEQIGITQPALSRRLQQLEQHLGVELLVRGRKGATLTEMGRLVQSEALGIVARYEQMRELVSSHQRLEGGTVRIGGGATAVSFILPEAIAEFQAAYPQVRFQMREAGSSEIADDVVAGHLELGVVTLPVRDRELDITMLTDDRIVLVARHDHPLAQRRRVRIVDLADQAFVAFEAGSALRQIIDAKLRDAGVEVNVVMELRSIPAILRMVATTGNLAFVSQLGVEPHGDVVVIPVQGLRIERRLAVIARRGVALSPAASAFTERLKSLHH; via the coding sequence ATGGATCTGGTCTTGCTGCGCTCATTCCTGGCGGTGGCTGAAATCGGCGCAATAACCGAGGCCGCCGAACAGATCGGCATTACCCAACCGGCACTGTCACGCCGTCTGCAACAGCTCGAACAACACCTGGGCGTGGAACTGCTCGTGCGGGGCCGAAAAGGGGCAACGCTGACCGAGATGGGCCGGCTGGTGCAGTCCGAGGCGCTCGGCATCGTGGCGCGCTACGAGCAGATGCGCGAGTTGGTGTCGAGTCATCAGCGACTTGAAGGCGGCACCGTGCGCATCGGTGGCGGTGCGACGGCAGTATCGTTCATCCTGCCTGAAGCGATTGCCGAGTTTCAGGCGGCCTACCCGCAGGTGCGCTTCCAGATGCGCGAGGCCGGTAGTAGCGAGATTGCTGACGACGTGGTGGCCGGCCACCTCGAACTCGGCGTGGTCACCCTGCCCGTGCGTGACCGTGAGCTGGATATCACCATGCTCACTGACGACCGCATCGTGCTGGTTGCACGCCACGATCATCCGCTGGCACAACGCCGACGCGTGCGTATCGTCGATCTTGCCGACCAGGCATTCGTTGCGTTCGAGGCCGGCAGTGCCTTGCGCCAGATCATCGATGCCAAGCTGCGCGATGCCGGCGTCGAGGTGAACGTTGTGATGGAGCTGCGATCGATCCCGGCGATCCTGCGCATGGTGGCCACCACCGGCAACCTCGCCTTCGTCAGCCAGCTGGGCGTCGAACCGCATGGCGATGTGGTGGTGATCCCGGTACAGGGGCTGCGCATCGAGCGTCGCCTCGCAGTGATCGCACGGCGCGGCGTGGCATTGTCACCAGCCGCATCAGCATTTACTGAACGACTGAAATCGCTGCATCATTAA
- the acnB gene encoding bifunctional aconitate hydratase 2/2-methylisocitrate dehydratase: MLEAYRKHVEERAEQGIPPLPLNAEQVNELVTMLKAPPAGEEETLLDLLINRVPPGVDDAAYVKAGFLSAVAKGEAESPLIDKRKAVELLGTMLGGYNIQPLIDLLDDADLGELAGEQLKYTLLMFDAFHDVEEKSKAGNANAKAVIQSWADAEWFTRKDKVADEIKLTVFKVPGETNTDDLSPAQDAWSRPDIPLHALAMLKNAREGIVPDDPGKVGPIKAIDELEAKGLPLAYVGDVVGTGSSRKSATNSVLWHMGHDIPFVPNKRAGGVVLGGKIAPIFFNTVEDSGALPIECPVEKMNTGDVIVIKPYAGTIENEAGEVISEFSLKTDVILDEVQAGGRIPLIIGRSLTARARDSLGLGHSDAFRTPVDPEDSGKGFTLAQKMVGQACGVDGIRPGTYCEPRMSTVGSQDTTGPMTRDELKELACLGFSADLVMQSFCHTAAYPKPVDINTQHTLPDFIQTRGGVSLRPGDGIIHSWLNRMLLPDQVGTGGDSHTRFPLGISFPAGSGLVAFAAALGVMPLDMPESVLVKFTGEMQPGITLRDLVNAIPYEAIKRGLLTVEKQGKKNVYNGRILEIQGLPNLTVEQAFELSDASAERSAGGCTIELSEDSVAEYLRSNIVMLRWMIDNGYDDKRTLERRARAMEEWLANPSLMRADEDAEYAEVIEINMSEIKEPLLACPNDPDDVKTLSDVAGDKIDEVFIGSCMTNIGHFRAAGKLLQAAGEVIPTRLWIAPPTKMDEHVLMEEGYYNIFATSGARTEMPGCSLCMGNQARIAANSTAVSTSTRNFPNRLGQGANVYLASAELAAIAAVLGKLPTPAEYMEYAGKIDSMAPEIYRYMNFDQMPEFVESAKRGQEVVLKLAI, encoded by the coding sequence ATGCTCGAAGCCTATCGCAAACACGTTGAAGAACGCGCCGAACAGGGTATCCCGCCGCTGCCGTTGAACGCAGAGCAGGTGAACGAACTGGTCACCATGCTCAAGGCGCCGCCGGCCGGCGAAGAAGAAACCCTGCTCGATCTGCTGATCAATCGTGTGCCGCCGGGCGTCGATGATGCGGCTTACGTCAAAGCCGGCTTCCTGTCTGCCGTTGCCAAGGGCGAGGCCGAATCGCCGCTGATCGACAAGCGCAAGGCGGTCGAACTGCTGGGCACCATGCTCGGTGGCTACAACATCCAGCCGCTGATCGACCTGCTCGACGATGCCGACTTGGGCGAGCTCGCCGGCGAACAGCTGAAGTACACCCTGCTGATGTTCGATGCGTTCCACGATGTTGAAGAAAAGTCGAAGGCCGGCAATGCCAATGCCAAGGCGGTCATCCAATCGTGGGCCGATGCCGAGTGGTTCACCCGTAAAGACAAGGTCGCCGACGAGATCAAACTGACCGTGTTCAAGGTGCCGGGCGAAACCAATACCGACGACCTTTCGCCGGCACAGGATGCCTGGTCGCGTCCCGACATTCCGTTGCACGCGCTGGCCATGCTGAAGAACGCGCGCGAAGGCATCGTCCCGGATGATCCGGGCAAGGTCGGCCCGATCAAGGCCATCGATGAACTCGAAGCCAAAGGCCTGCCGCTGGCCTATGTCGGCGACGTGGTGGGTACCGGATCTTCGCGCAAGTCGGCCACCAACTCGGTGCTGTGGCACATGGGTCACGACATTCCGTTTGTGCCGAACAAGCGTGCCGGTGGCGTGGTGCTCGGCGGCAAGATCGCGCCGATCTTCTTCAATACGGTTGAAGATTCGGGTGCACTGCCGATCGAATGTCCGGTCGAGAAGATGAACACCGGCGACGTGATCGTGATCAAGCCGTATGCCGGCACGATCGAAAACGAAGCGGGCGAGGTGATTTCGGAGTTCTCGCTCAAGACCGACGTGATCCTCGACGAGGTGCAGGCCGGTGGCCGCATACCGCTGATCATCGGCCGCAGCCTGACAGCCCGTGCACGCGACTCGCTCGGCCTGGGCCATAGCGATGCATTCCGTACGCCGGTCGATCCGGAAGATAGCGGCAAGGGCTTTACGCTCGCGCAGAAGATGGTCGGCCAGGCCTGCGGCGTCGACGGTATTCGCCCGGGCACCTACTGCGAGCCGCGCATGAGCACGGTCGGCAGCCAGGACACCACCGGCCCAATGACCCGCGACGAGCTTAAAGAACTCGCGTGCCTCGGCTTCTCGGCCGATCTGGTCATGCAGTCGTTCTGCCACACCGCGGCCTATCCGAAGCCGGTCGACATCAATACCCAGCACACGCTGCCGGACTTTATCCAGACGCGTGGCGGTGTATCGCTGCGTCCGGGCGACGGCATCATCCACAGCTGGCTGAACCGCATGCTGCTGCCCGACCAGGTCGGCACCGGCGGCGATTCGCACACCCGCTTCCCGCTCGGTATCTCGTTCCCGGCCGGTTCCGGCCTGGTGGCGTTTGCCGCGGCCTTGGGCGTAATGCCGCTGGATATGCCCGAATCGGTACTGGTCAAGTTCACCGGTGAGATGCAGCCGGGTATCACGCTGCGCGACCTGGTCAACGCGATTCCTTACGAGGCGATCAAGCGTGGCCTGCTGACGGTTGAGAAGCAGGGCAAGAAGAACGTCTACAACGGTCGTATCCTCGAGATCCAGGGCTTGCCGAATTTGACCGTCGAGCAGGCGTTTGAGCTGTCGGATGCCTCGGCCGAGCGCTCCGCCGGCGGTTGTACGATTGAGCTTTCGGAAGACTCGGTCGCCGAGTACCTGCGTTCGAACATCGTCATGCTGCGTTGGATGATCGACAATGGCTACGACGACAAGCGTACTCTCGAGCGTCGTGCGCGTGCGATGGAAGAGTGGCTGGCCAACCCGTCGCTGATGCGTGCCGACGAAGACGCGGAGTACGCCGAGGTCATCGAGATCAACATGTCCGAGATCAAAGAGCCGCTGTTGGCTTGCCCGAACGATCCGGACGACGTCAAGACCTTGTCTGACGTGGCCGGCGACAAGATCGACGAGGTGTTCATCGGTTCGTGCATGACCAACATCGGTCACTTCCGCGCGGCCGGCAAGCTGCTGCAGGCAGCCGGCGAGGTGATCCCGACCCGTCTGTGGATCGCACCGCCGACCAAGATGGACGAGCACGTGCTGATGGAAGAGGGTTACTACAACATCTTCGCCACCTCCGGCGCGCGCACCGAGATGCCGGGCTGTTCGCTGTGTATGGGCAACCAGGCGCGCATCGCGGCCAACTCGACGGCGGTGTCGACCTCGACGCGTAACTTCCCGAACCGTTTGGGCCAGGGTGCGAACGTGTACCTGGCCTCGGCCGAGCTGGCGGCGATCGCGGCGGTACTCGGCAAGCTGCCGACGCCGGCCGAATACATGGAATACGCGGGCAAGATCGACAGCATGGCGCCGGAGATCTACCGCTACATGAACTTCGACCAGATGCCGGAGTTCGTCGAGTCAGCCAAACGCGGCCAGGAGGTCGTGCTGAAACTCGCGATTTGA
- a CDS encoding class I SAM-dependent methyltransferase: MPLLTKFIANQRYAMIAPHIRGDVLELGCGNAQVLAEHADKLTSYSGVERSPKQIEKLKGLYPDSTFYQRDLDKDQLNIDRQFDCILMIALIEHLFNQQFVMDQVAKLLKPGGVIVITTPTPIGNDFVHRLGASVGLFSKMAVDDHIVLYNRHRFRILVDEVGLKLKSHRYFQLMCNQLAVLERPAT, translated from the coding sequence ATGCCGCTGCTGACGAAGTTCATCGCCAACCAACGCTATGCGATGATCGCACCGCACATCCGGGGTGACGTGCTCGAGCTGGGGTGCGGCAACGCCCAGGTGCTGGCCGAGCATGCCGACAAGCTCACCAGCTACTCCGGTGTTGAGCGCTCGCCCAAGCAGATCGAGAAACTCAAGGGTCTGTACCCCGACTCAACCTTCTATCAGCGCGATCTCGACAAGGACCAGCTGAACATCGATCGTCAGTTCGACTGCATCCTGATGATCGCCTTGATCGAACATCTGTTCAATCAGCAGTTCGTGATGGACCAGGTCGCCAAGCTGCTCAAACCCGGCGGCGTGATTGTGATCACCACGCCGACGCCGATCGGCAACGATTTTGTACACCGCCTGGGCGCGTCGGTCGGCTTGTTTTCGAAGATGGCGGTCGACGATCACATCGTGCTCTACAACCGCCACCGTTTCCGTATCCTGGTCGACGAGGTGGGCCTCAAGCTCAAATCGCACCGCTATTTTCAGCTGATGTGCAACCAGCTCGCCGTACTTGAGCGACCGGCGACGTAG
- a CDS encoding peptidoglycan-binding domain-containing protein, whose protein sequence is MSAQEVPLLPPGAKPGECYTRIYVPPQYETKVEEIVVTDGTEHVEIMPAQFKWVEKQVLVKEESEKIEVIPASFKTVEEKVEIKPATEVLKIVPAQFDEVEEKVLVREGYTTWKTGRGPVEKIDASTGEIMCLVEVPAEYKTIQRRKLITPATTETVVEPAKYKVVKKRVIDKAAETKVTKIPAEYVTVKVQELVEKAKPERAPVPAELVEVEKIMKVQDGGLEWRQILCETNMTRDVVGQIQAALKEQGVYGGTIDGSLGPMTMRAVRNFQKSKNLASGQLTIETLDALGVKL, encoded by the coding sequence GTGTCTGCTCAAGAGGTGCCTTTGCTGCCGCCCGGGGCGAAGCCTGGTGAGTGCTATACCCGGATCTACGTGCCGCCGCAGTACGAAACGAAAGTCGAAGAGATCGTGGTTACGGACGGTACCGAGCATGTCGAGATCATGCCGGCCCAGTTCAAGTGGGTCGAGAAGCAGGTGCTGGTCAAAGAAGAAAGCGAAAAGATCGAGGTGATCCCCGCAAGCTTTAAGACCGTCGAAGAGAAAGTCGAAATCAAGCCGGCTACCGAGGTTCTGAAGATCGTTCCGGCACAGTTCGATGAAGTCGAAGAGAAGGTGTTGGTACGCGAAGGCTATACCACCTGGAAAACCGGCCGTGGCCCGGTCGAGAAGATCGACGCCAGTACCGGCGAGATCATGTGTCTGGTCGAGGTGCCGGCAGAGTACAAAACCATTCAGCGCCGCAAGCTGATCACGCCGGCGACCACCGAAACCGTCGTTGAGCCGGCCAAGTACAAGGTCGTCAAAAAGCGGGTTATCGACAAAGCCGCCGAGACCAAAGTGACCAAGATCCCGGCCGAGTATGTCACCGTCAAGGTGCAGGAGCTGGTCGAGAAGGCCAAGCCCGAGCGTGCGCCGGTACCGGCCGAGTTGGTCGAGGTCGAGAAGATCATGAAGGTGCAGGACGGTGGCCTGGAGTGGCGCCAGATCCTGTGTGAAACCAACATGACGCGCGACGTGGTCGGTCAAATCCAGGCGGCTCTGAAAGAGCAAGGCGTCTACGGTGGAACGATCGATGGCTCTCTCGGCCCGATGACGATGCGCGCCGTGCGCAATTTCCAGAAGTCGAAAAACCTGGCGTCCGGGCAACTCACGATCGAGACCTTGGATGCGCTGGGCGTGAAGCTGTAA
- a CDS encoding protein tyrosine phosphatase family protein, which produces MLNDIYNFFRVSEQLVTAGQPTEAQLREVAALDFDVVINLALHDDPRYSLPDETGLVSGLGMRYVHIPVPFDAPHASHLEQFYAAMRSAEGQKVFVHCAANMRATAFVGLYLLSRQRMPEEQAFAALRSVWEPNEVWSAFIGAHMEKAHG; this is translated from the coding sequence GTGTTGAACGACATCTACAACTTCTTCCGCGTCAGCGAGCAGTTGGTGACTGCCGGTCAGCCGACTGAAGCGCAATTGCGCGAGGTCGCAGCGCTCGACTTCGACGTGGTGATCAATCTTGCCCTGCACGACGATCCCCGCTACTCGCTGCCCGACGAGACCGGCCTGGTGAGCGGCCTGGGCATGCGCTATGTGCATATCCCGGTGCCTTTCGACGCGCCGCATGCGTCTCACCTCGAGCAATTCTACGCAGCGATGCGCTCTGCCGAAGGGCAGAAGGTGTTTGTGCACTGTGCGGCCAATATGCGCGCGACGGCGTTCGTCGGTCTGTATCTGCTTAGTCGCCAAAGGATGCCGGAAGAGCAGGCGTTTGCCGCGCTGCGTTCGGTGTGGGAGCCGAACGAGGTCTGGTCAGCATTTATCGGCGCCCACATGGAGAAGGCGCATGGCTAG
- a CDS encoding TfoX/Sxy family protein, whose protein sequence is MSEFAEYLPELFESMGQVRLRRMFGGHGVFLDGLMFGLVADDVLYLKTDDVNRPDYEQLDLAPFSYVKAGRAIKMSYYEAPALIYDDAEEAAIWAARAFEAARRGENRKC, encoded by the coding sequence ATGAGTGAGTTCGCCGAATACCTGCCGGAGTTGTTCGAATCGATGGGCCAGGTTCGTCTGCGACGCATGTTCGGCGGACATGGCGTGTTCCTCGACGGCTTGATGTTCGGTCTGGTGGCGGATGACGTGCTTTATCTCAAGACCGACGACGTAAACCGTCCCGATTACGAACAGCTAGATCTTGCGCCATTCAGCTATGTAAAGGCCGGGCGAGCGATCAAGATGTCGTATTATGAAGCGCCCGCACTGATCTATGATGATGCGGAAGAGGCGGCGATCTGGGCTGCGCGCGCATTCGAAGCTGCGCGGCGCGGAGAGAATCGCAAGTGCTGA
- a CDS encoding amidase: MQDYGRWDAVAMAEHVRRGDVAPGELVDEARQRVAAVNPALNAVIASMDNYAECVLAGVDRQAPFAGVPFLVKDLFLPMAGEPMSNGSRAMRHYVPEHDCPLAQRFRGIGLVTFGKTNTAEFGNASLTAPVAFGPTNNPWNTDLNAGGSSGGSAAAVAAGIVPMAWGSDGGGSIRLPASYCGVFGFKPSRGINAYADAKAAWGDAVVSHVLTRSVRDSAAYLDLIVDNPMRVRRSQLQSFEGGYLHAVERGLHRELRVGLLIQSPVGRPVAPQAAAAAVQTSAICESLGHEVEELEWPFNGRALMRAFLRVVVHSTAQDLDAMAQLLGVPAAGLDIELANRFMATAGRGVTQEQVDAALREWREAAQAMSRLHEQFDVLLTPTVATPPLKHGALDPKPLERMLMRFMSSTRLARWSVNDALLDSMIDSSIYQTPFTPIANMTGQPAMSVPLFWDDARLPHGVQFIAAHGNDALLFALAAQMENACPWIDKRPPVSADALREVSASEVA; encoded by the coding sequence ATGCAGGACTATGGCCGCTGGGATGCGGTAGCGATGGCCGAACATGTGCGTCGCGGCGACGTGGCGCCCGGCGAGCTCGTGGATGAAGCACGACAACGGGTTGCAGCGGTCAACCCGGCGCTGAATGCCGTGATCGCGTCGATGGATAACTACGCCGAGTGCGTGCTCGCCGGCGTCGACAGGCAGGCGCCTTTTGCCGGCGTGCCCTTTCTCGTCAAAGACCTCTTCCTGCCGATGGCCGGTGAACCGATGTCGAACGGCAGCCGCGCCATGCGTCACTATGTACCGGAACACGATTGCCCGCTGGCGCAGCGGTTTCGCGGGATCGGTCTGGTGACCTTCGGCAAGACAAACACCGCCGAATTCGGCAACGCCTCGCTGACCGCGCCGGTGGCATTCGGTCCAACCAACAATCCGTGGAATACCGATCTCAACGCCGGTGGTTCGAGCGGCGGCAGCGCCGCGGCTGTGGCGGCCGGGATCGTGCCGATGGCCTGGGGCAGCGACGGTGGTGGATCGATTCGGCTGCCTGCCTCTTACTGCGGCGTGTTCGGCTTCAAGCCATCGCGCGGAATCAATGCCTATGCCGATGCCAAGGCCGCATGGGGAGATGCGGTGGTCAGCCATGTGCTGACGCGTTCGGTGCGCGACAGTGCCGCCTATCTCGATTTGATTGTTGACAATCCAATGCGTGTGCGACGGTCCCAATTGCAATCGTTCGAAGGTGGATACCTGCATGCCGTCGAGCGTGGCCTGCACCGCGAATTGCGGGTCGGCCTGCTCATCCAGTCGCCGGTTGGGAGGCCGGTGGCCCCACAGGCGGCAGCCGCCGCCGTACAGACCTCGGCGATCTGCGAGTCGCTGGGCCACGAGGTCGAAGAATTGGAATGGCCGTTCAACGGCAGGGCGCTGATGCGCGCCTTTCTGCGGGTTGTTGTGCATTCGACGGCGCAAGACCTCGACGCCATGGCGCAACTACTCGGTGTGCCGGCGGCTGGCCTCGATATCGAGCTGGCGAACCGTTTCATGGCCACGGCCGGTCGCGGTGTGACCCAAGAGCAGGTCGACGCGGCGTTGCGTGAATGGCGCGAAGCGGCGCAGGCCATGTCGCGCTTGCATGAGCAGTTCGATGTGCTGTTGACGCCCACGGTGGCGACGCCGCCGTTGAAACACGGGGCGCTCGATCCCAAGCCGCTCGAGCGGATGTTGATGCGCTTTATGTCGAGTACCCGCCTGGCCCGATGGTCGGTCAATGATGCCTTGCTCGATTCGATGATCGACAGTTCGATTTACCAAACGCCGTTCACCCCGATAGCGAACATGACTGGGCAGCCGGCGATGTCGGTACCGTTGTTCTGGGACGACGCGCGCTTGCCTCATGGCGTCCAATTCATCGCCGCGCACGGCAACGACGCCCTGCTGTTCGCGCTGGCGGCACAGATGGAGAATGCCTGTCCTTGGATCGACAAACGCCCGCCGGTGTCGGCGGATGCATTGCGGGAAGTTTCTGCCTCGGAGGTTGCCTGA